The Daucus carota subsp. sativus chromosome 2, DH1 v3.0, whole genome shotgun sequence genome includes a window with the following:
- the LOC108206778 gene encoding uncharacterized protein LOC108206778 — protein MNEIVEDKVQITLKTIGPSPPTRLNLPSSIRVHDLRKLVAESRRLPIENLRLILHGKVLHDSKDGNHMFIKLCDGDSMIAAVKPKPPVRHGRDGLEEDDDDDLKFQLPHSTSAWKRRIFNFLHDKLKLPDFLLLALSSLSLKMWVIIILWFILAPVAHRWDVGPLYILGTGFVIIFINLGKRQHGEMSAYSIFNEDFRELPGTFNADRVDRDIRAGQL, from the exons ATGAATGAAATTGTTGAAGACAAAGTGCAGATTACACTCAAAACAATTGGCCCTTCTCCTCCAACTCGCCTAAATCTACCTTCTTCCATTAGG GTTCATGATCTCAGAAAATTGGTTGCTGAGAGTCGACGTTTGCCTATTGAAAATTTGAGGCTTATTCTGCATGGGAAGGTTTTGCATGACAGCAAAGACGGGAATCATATGTTTATTAAACTATGTGATGGAG ATTCCATGATTGCTGCTGTCAAACCAAAGCCACCTGTCAGACATGGGAGAGATGGGTTAGAAGAGGATGATGACGATGATTTG AAATTTCAGCTTCCGCATTCAACCAGTGCATGGAAAAGaagaattttcaattttctgCATGACAAGTTAAAGCTACCAG ATTTTCTACTGCTGGCATTATCCTCTCTAAGTCTAAAAATGTGGGTCATAATCATCTTGTGGTTCATCTTGGCACCTGTTGCCCATAGATGGGACGTTGGACCTCTGTAT ATACTCGGGACAGGCTTTGTTATTATCTTCATTAACCTTGGAAAACGACAACATGGTGAAATGAG TGCATATTCTATCTTCAACGAAGATTTCAGAGAACTTCCTGGAACATTCAATGCAGATCGTGTTGATAGAGACATCCGAGCAGGTCAATTATAA
- the LOC108206270 gene encoding glycine cleavage system H protein, mitochondrial, whose translation MALRVWASSAANALKLSPAAPFSLSRCFSSVLDGAKYATSHEWVKHEGSVATIGITDHAQDHLGEVVFVELPEPGAAVTQASGFGAVESVKATSDVNSPISGEVVEVNTKLTETPGLINSSPYADGWMIKVKPSNPSELESLMGPTEYTKFCEEEDAAH comes from the exons ATGGCTCTAAGAGTGTGGGCTTCTTCAGCTGCCAATGCACTTAAACTCTCCCCTGCAGCACCTTTTTCACTCTCCAGATGCTTCTCTTCAG TTTTGGATGGTGCCAAGTATGCAACTTCACATGAATGGGTGAAGCATGAAGGCTCAGTGGCTACTATTGGCATCACTGACCATGCTCAG GACCATCTCGGAGAAGTCGTGTTTGTGGAGCTCCCGGAGCCTGGGGCTGCAGTGACACAAGCCAGTGGCTTTGGAGCTGTAGAGAGTGTAAAGGCCACCAGTGATGTGAACTCCCCAATCTCGGGAGAGGTTGTGGAAGTGAACACAAAGCTCACCGAGACACCTGGATTG ATCAATTCAAGCCCGTATGCAGATGGATGGATGATCAAAGTGAAGCCAAGCAATCCATCCGAATTAGAATCCTTGATGGGTCCGACAGAGTACACAAAATTCTGTGAAGAGGAGGATGCTGCACACTAA
- the LOC108207841 gene encoding probable LRR receptor-like serine/threonine-protein kinase At3g47570 — MVLHFVVLFISTLAASSNCRNSVAATFLSNVTDQQALLSLKAYITGDQNGVLSSWNHSIHFCQWEGVTCSRRRQRVTVLDLSSQQLDGILSPHIGNLSFLRAVYLERNNFRGSIPEEFGKLFRLRYLHLGINSFQGTFPMNLSHCSDIRNISIEENNLGGKLPTAFSSWSKLVVFNAYKNHFTGSVSSSIGNASSLRFLDIGTNNLTGNIPSEVSHLLKLEFLRLAGNVLSGTFPLPRYNTSSLSYINLAVNNLQGRLPADFFFTLPHLQIFYAAKNNFSGPLPTSLTNASKLLYFDMFSNNIRGPVPMDLGSLLNLEWLNLGYNQLGHNQAPGGLSFLGSLVNSTRLTFLGLEANDFSGEIPNSIANLSTALDQLVFSYNYLHGSIPQDIGKFSNITYLTFYENLLQGSVPESVCTLSKLGSLSLGYNNISGEIPACLSNITGLLLLSLQSNMLHGRIPKSIYNISSLEGLSLHSNHLSGVIPEHIMGLSHIIRLYLDHNKLTGNLPSDIGRLINIVDLNVSDNKLTGKIPTSLGACVMLEELYMGQNLFEGRIPSSFKALKGLAFLDLSNNNLSGSIPRFLGEFRLVQFLNLSHNKLEGEVPKTGLFSNVSAFSVVGNHGLCGGIKALQLPSCPAKKLKTKKREFPLRIIPLVVLLPLATLLACIVFVFYRIKKSKQQNVPVIVLQDNQYPRLTYQDLMLATLCFSQDNLLGQGRYGSVYKGILKLDSLQQTVAVKVLNVDVHGANKNFLAECEVLRNTRHRNLLKIITACSSIDNKGNDFKALVLEFMKNGSLDKWLHPSPSGEGNERNLTLIERINIAIDIALAVDYLHHHCPKKIIHCDIKPSNILLDEDLVARLSDFGLSRVFLTNVSDFNHAQTSSTGVRGTVGYVPPEYGMGGKISAEGDMYSYGILLLEMFSGQTPTGSNILMDHADNLHHYVKKALPHRVMDIVDPQIILQSEDHCSLKHKSLSRSHILSRMEGCLASVFEVGVLCSVEMPKERIGISVAIEQLREAKDKLLLQGL, encoded by the exons ATGGTTTTGCATTTTGTCGTTCTCTTTATTTCAACATTAGCAGCCTCTTCAAATTGTAGAAACAGTGTTGCTGCGACATTTTTAAGTAATGTCACAGACCAACAAGCTTTGCTTTCTCTCAAGGCATACATAACAGGAGATCAAAATGGTGTGCTGAGCTCATGGAACCATTCCATCCACTTCTGTCAGTGGGAAGGTGTTACATGCAGCCGTAGACGCCAGAGAGTAACGGTGCTAGACCTCTCATCTCAACAACTGGACGGTATTTTGTCTCCTCATATTGGAAACCTTTCTTTTCTCAGAGCAGTTTACCTTGAGAGAAACAACTTTCGAGGCTCAATCCCTGAAGAATTTGGTAAACTGTTTCGCTTAAGATACCTTCACCTGGGTATTAATTCATTTCAAGGTACCTTTCCGATGAATTTAAGTCACTGTTCAGATATAAGAAACATCAGTATAGAAGAAAACAATCTTGGAGGAAAATTACCAACTGCATTCTCATCTTGGTCTAAACTTGTTGTGTTCAATGCATATAAAAATCATTTCACTGGATCAGTATCTTCTTCGATTGGGAATGCATCATCTCTTCGTTTCCTTGATATAGGCACAAACAATCTAACAGGGAACATACCTTCAGAAGTTTCCCACCTTCTGAAATTAGAATTTCTTCGATTGGCAGGGAACGTTTTGTCAGGTACATTCCCCTTGCCACGTTACAACACCTCGTCGCTCTCTTACATTAACCTAGCTGTTAATAATTTACAAGGAAGGCTTCCGGCTGATTTTTTCTTCACTCTTCCTCATCTTCAAATATTCTATGCTGCAAAAAACAATTTCTCAGGGCCTCTTCCAACATCCTTAACTAATGCCTCAAAGCTTCTTTATTTTGACATGTTTTCTAACAACATTAGAGGTCCTGTACCGATGGATCTGGGAAGCCTCCTGAATCTTGAATGGCTAAACCTAGGCTACAATCAACTTGGACATAATCAGGCACCTGGTGGCTTGAGTTTCCTTGGTTCTTTGGTCAACAGTACCCGTCTAACGTTTTTGGGTCTAGAAGCAAATGATTTCAGTGGCGAGATCCCAAATTCCATCGCTAATCTCTCAACAGCATTAGATCAATTGGTCTTTTCCTACAATTACCTCCACGGAAGCATACCCCAGGATATAGGGAAGTTTTCCAATATCACATATCTTACATTTTACGAAAACTTGTTACAAGGAAGTGTTCCTGAATCAGTGTGTACGCTGTCCAAGTTAGGTAGTCTGTCTTTAGGCTATAACAACATTTCAGGAGAAATTCCAGCTTGCCTAAGCAACATTACTGGATTACTTCTCCTCAGTTTGCAGAGTAATATGCTTCATGGAAGGATACCTAAGTcgatctataatatttcatcgCTGGAAGGGTTGAGCCTTCACAGCAACCACCTCAGTGGGGTGATACCTGAGCATATTATGGGGCTTTCTCATATTATTCGTCTGTACTTGGATCATAATAAATTGACAGGGAACCTGCCTTCCGACATTGGGAGACTGATAAATATTGTTGACCTAAATGTTTCAGACAACAAACTAACAGGAAAAATACCCACTAGTCTGGGTGCTTGTGTAATGTTAGAGGAACTTTACATGGGGCAAAACCTATTTGAAGGTAGAATTCCATCTTCTTTCAAAGCCTTAAAAGGTCTTGCATTTCTAGATCTTTCAAATAACAATTTGTCAGGAAGTATTCCCCGCTTTCTTGGGGAGTTTCGCCTGGTTCAGTTCCTCAATCTGTCGCACAATAAACTTGAAGGCGAGGTGCCTAAAACAGGTTTGTTCTCAAATGTCAGTGCTTTTTCAGTTGTCGGAAATCATGGGCTTTGCGGAGGTATTAAAGCATTGCAGTTGCCTTCTTGTCCtgcaaaaaaattgaaaactaaGAAAAGGGAATTTCCACTAAGAATAATACCCCTTGTAGTTCTTCTACCTCTTGCTACCTTGTTGGCTTGTATTGTCTTTGTTTTCTACCGAATCAAGAAGTCCAAGCAACAGAATGTCCCCGTTATAGTTTTGCAGGACAACCAATACCCTAGACTCACGTATCAAGATCTTATGCTAGCAACACTCTGTTTTTCCCAAGACAATTTGCTAGGCCAGGGGAGATATGGTTCCGTGTACAAAGGAATTCTCAAACTAGATTCATTGCAACAGACTGTTGCCGTGAAAGTACTAAATGTTGATGTACATGGAGCCAACAAGAATTTCTTGGCAGAATGTGAGGTGTTGAGGAATACTCGTCACCGGAATCTCCTCAAGATCATTACAGCTTGCTCTAGCATTGATAATAAGGGCAATGACTTCAAGGCGTTGGTTCTTGAGTTCATGAAAAACGGGAGCCTAGACAAGTGGTTACATCCAAGTCCATCTGGTGAAGGAAATGAAAGGAATCTGACTCTGATCGAGAGGATAAATATTGCTATTGATATTGCATTGGCGGTGGATTACCTTCATCATCACTGTCCCAAAAAAATCATCCACTGTGACATTAAGCCAAGTAATATTCTTCTTGATGAGGATCTCGTTGCTCGTCTGAGTGATTTTGGTTTATCCAGAGTGTTTTTGACAAATGTAAGTGACTTCAATCACGCACAAACAAGTTCAACCGGTGTTCGAGGAACTGTTGGATATGTCCCCCCAG AGTATGGAATGGGAGGAAAGATATCCGCAGAAGGCGACATGTATAGCTATGGAATTCTTCTGCTGGAAATGTTCTCCGGGCAAACACCTACAGGTAGCAACATATTAATGGATCATGCTGATAATCTCCATCATTATGTCAAGAAGGCCCTTCCGCACAGAGTGATGGACATTGTTGATCCCCAGATTATACTACAGAGCGAGGATCATTGCTCCCTGAAGCACAAGTCACTTAGCAGGAGTCACATATTAAGTAGAATGGAAGGCTGCCTGGCTTCAGTTTTTGAAGTTGGGGTTTTATGTTCAGTTGAAATGCCAAAAGAACGCATTGGCATTAGTGTTGCTATTGAGCAGCTACGTGAGGCTAAAGACAAACTTCTGCTGCAAGGGCTTTAA